A single window of Myripristis murdjan chromosome 21, fMyrMur1.1, whole genome shotgun sequence DNA harbors:
- the LOC115380237 gene encoding gamma-crystallin M2-like yields the protein MDRVGKIIFYEDRNFQGRSYECSSDCLELNTHVSHCNSVRVESGCWVLYERPNYMGSQYILNRGEYPDYQRWMGYNDSVRSCRLIRNTTGLFRLRVYERPDFSGQMLECTEDVANLPERWRLREVHSVQVLDGAWVLYEHPNFRGHQYLLEKGEYRRFTEWGAMHPNVGSFRHIQDC from the exons ATGGACCGCGTGGGAAAG ATCATCTTTTATGAAGACAGGAACTTCCAAGGTCGCTCCTATGAGTGCAGCAGTGACTGTCTTGAGCTTAACACCCATGTCAGTCACTGCAACTCTGTGCGAGTGGAGAGTGGCTGCTGGGTGCTGTACGAGAGGCCCAACTACATGGGCTCCCAGTACATCCTGAACAGGGGAGAGTACCCCGACTACCAGCGTTGGATGGGCTACAATGACAGCGTCAGGTCCTGCAGGCTCATCCGAAAC ACAACTGGTTTGTTCAGGCTGCGTGTGTATGAGCGCCCTGACTTCAGTGGCCAGATGCTGGAGTGCACTGAGGATGTGGCCAACCTGCCCGAGCGCTGGCGCCTCCGTGAGGTCCACTCTGTCCAGGTGCTGGATGGTGCCTGGGTCCTCTATGAGCATCCCAACTTCCGTGGACACCAGTACCTCCTGGAGAAAGGAGAGTACCGCCGCTTCACTGAGTGGGGAGCCATGCACCCCAATGTGGGGTCTTTCCGCCATATCCAGGACTGTTAG
- the LOC115379460 gene encoding gamma-crystallin M3 isoform X1, which yields MGKIIFYEDRNFQGRSYECMSDCSDMSSYLSRCHSCRVESGCFMVYDRPNYMGNQYFLRRGEYSDYMRFGLSDSMRSCRLIPQHRGPYRMRIYERENFGGQMYELVDDCDSIQDRYRMSDCQSAQVMDGHWLMYEQPHYRGRMMYMRPGEHRSFREMSLTGMRFSSVRRIMDSC from the exons ATGGGCAAG aTCATCTTCTACGAGGACAGGAACTTCCAGGGTCGCTCCTATGAGTGCATGAGCGACTGCTCTGACATGTCCTCCTACCTGAGCAGGTGTCACTCCTGCAGGGTGGAGAGCGGCTGCTTCATGGTGTACGACCGCCCCAACTACATGGGAAACCAGTACttcctgaggagaggagagtacTCCGACTACATGCGTTTTGGCCTTAGCGATTCAATGCGTTCCTGCCGTCTAATTCCCCAG CATAGAGGCCCCTACAGGATGAGGATCTACGAGAGGGAGAACTTTGGTGGTCAGATGTATGAGCTGGTGGACGACTGCGACTCCATCCAGGACCGCTACCGCATGTCCGACTGCCAGTCTGCTCAGGTGATGGACGGCCACTGGCTGATGTACGAGCAGCCCCACTACAGAGGCAGGATGATGTACATGAGGCCCGGAGAGCACAGGAGCTTCAGGGAGATGAGTTTGACTGGAATGAGATTCAGCTCTGTCAGGCGTATCATGGATTCCTGTTGA
- the LOC115379460 gene encoding gamma-crystallin M3 isoform X2 has protein sequence MKIIFYEDRNFQGRSYECMSDCSDMSSYLSRCHSCRVESGCFMVYDRPNYMGNQYFLRRGEYSDYMRFGLSDSMRSCRLIPQHRGPYRMRIYERENFGGQMYELVDDCDSIQDRYRMSDCQSAQVMDGHWLMYEQPHYRGRMMYMRPGEHRSFREMSLTGMRFSSVRRIMDSC, from the exons ATGAAG aTCATCTTCTACGAGGACAGGAACTTCCAGGGTCGCTCCTATGAGTGCATGAGCGACTGCTCTGACATGTCCTCCTACCTGAGCAGGTGTCACTCCTGCAGGGTGGAGAGCGGCTGCTTCATGGTGTACGACCGCCCCAACTACATGGGAAACCAGTACttcctgaggagaggagagtacTCCGACTACATGCGTTTTGGCCTTAGCGATTCAATGCGTTCCTGCCGTCTAATTCCCCAG CATAGAGGCCCCTACAGGATGAGGATCTACGAGAGGGAGAACTTTGGTGGTCAGATGTATGAGCTGGTGGACGACTGCGACTCCATCCAGGACCGCTACCGCATGTCCGACTGCCAGTCTGCTCAGGTGATGGACGGCCACTGGCTGATGTACGAGCAGCCCCACTACAGAGGCAGGATGATGTACATGAGGCCCGGAGAGCACAGGAGCTTCAGGGAGATGAGTTTGACTGGAATGAGATTCAGCTCTGTCAGGCGTATCATGGATTCCTGTTGA
- the LOC115379461 gene encoding gamma-crystallin M3-like produces the protein MGRIIFYEDRNFQGRSYETSSDCPELTSYLSRCNSCRVESGCFMVYERPNFMGHQMLVRRGEYPDNQRLMGVNMSDCIRSCRMIPMHRGQFRMRIYERENFGGQMYELMDDCDSIQDRYRMSDCQSCNVIDGHWLMYEQPQYRGRMIYLRPGEYRSLREMGIAPMDIRIGSIRRIMETC, from the exons ATGGGCAGA ATCATCTTCTACGAGGACAGGAACTTCCAGGGTCGCTCCTATGAGACCAGCAGCGACTGCCCTGAGCTGACCTCCTATCTGAGCCGCTGCAACTCCTGCAGGGTGGAGAGCGGCTGCTTCATGGTCTATGAGAGGCCCAACTTTATGGGCCACCAGATGCTGGTGAGAAGAGGAGAGTACCCTGACAACCAGCGCCTCATGGGAGTGAACATGAGTGACTGCATCCGCTCCTGCCGCATGATCCCCATG CACAGAGGCCAGTTCAGGATGAGGATCTACGAGAGGGAGAACTTTGGTGGTCAGATGTATGAGCTGATGGACGACTGCGACTCCATCCAGGACCGCTACCGCATGTCTGACTGCCAGTCATGCAATGTGATAGATGGTCACTGGCTGATGTATGAGCAGCCCCAGTACAGAGGCAGGATGATCTACCTGAGGCCAGGAGAGTACAGGAGCCTGAGAGAGATGGGAATTGCTCCCATGGACATTAGAATTGGGTCCATCAGGCGTATCATGGAAACCTGTTAG